A stretch of Prunus dulcis chromosome 6, ALMONDv2, whole genome shotgun sequence DNA encodes these proteins:
- the LOC117630402 gene encoding F-box protein FBW2-like, with protein sequence CKTIGGPALEAIGKHCKHLRKLQRCMYGWEVLDKVSQDDEALAIAATMPKLNHLEILYLRISTEAVCQILLKCPELQLLDVRGCYSVKLDERFVKKFSGLKVIGPGSDNEGWDECSNYSVSSGYLAWDFVASVMDDDFDEEMLDEAWEDDQSMEDVEMRFYDGFYLDNGGFDWPLSP encoded by the coding sequence TGCAAAACTATTGGAGGTCCTGCACTTGAGGCAATTGGAAAGCACTGCAAACATCTCAGAAAGTTGCAGAGATGTATGTACGGATGGGAGGTACTTGACAAGGTCTCTCAAGATGACGAGGCCCTTGCAATAGCAGCCACAATGCCAAAACTCAATCACCTTGAGATACTCTACCTCCGTATTAGTACAGAAGCTGTGTGCCAGATACTCTTGAAGTGCCCTGAGCTCCAGTTATTAGATGTGCGAGGGTGCTATAGTGTAAAGCTTGATGAAAGGTTTGTCAAGAAATTCTCAGGACTGAAGGTGATTGGACCAGGTTCAGACAATGAGGGCTGGGATGAATGTTCAAACTACTCAGTTTCTTCTGGCTACTTAGCTTGGGACTTCGTCGCCAGTGTAATGGATGACGATTTTGACGAAGAGATGTTAGATGAAGCTTGGGAAGACGACCAAAGTATGGAGGATGTAGAAATGAGGTTCTATGATGGTTTTTATCTTGACAATGGTGGGTTCGACTGGCCCCTATCTCCTTGA
- the LOC117629522 gene encoding uncharacterized protein LOC117629522: MEELRKLEEVQRMLTFVQSRGIPTTSSPDDCSCFLTKLILLLVQPCGELDLGKKCSLVSEYMPKISAAFLDEASKWLNGEGYEEKSVENALQLACSHKPESSSLDNSSEEMAMVGLDAMQRANSTLEDFCRSYFMFHGMDINKPQSVFQYLPVLSFTESYIYQLDRLNEKTLHAPSDEMNMLERGSQTEGQWLISRCTNMFKSDPFRPLSCLLECHGLLTKRIQDEFKSGEGYWALERKLCYALINKTEISVEDVIKAINQKSFDYRVLNLLLYQLRGEEVNELHMEFLSISEFLVEVADDLFDYEEDVIENNFNILRMFVRTYGACAPTVLAKYIAEAEEKYNNLLKMLDPQLSLNYRRRCEEATKEGGNMSAHPLGTWSIPPLILDEEFYRSSLLDSKTQL, encoded by the exons atggaagagTTGAGGAAGCTGGAAGAGGTACAGAGAATGCTGACGTTCGTACAATCTCGAGGCATTCCAACGACGTCGTCCCCTGACGACTGTAGTTGCTTTCTTACTAAGCTCATCCTCCTTCTG GTACAACCATGTGGAGAACTTGACTTGGGCAAAAAGTGCAGTTTGGTTTCTGAATATATGCCAAAG ATTTCTGCTGCATTTCTTGATGAAGCATCCAAATGGCTTAATGGAGAAG GCTATGAAGAAAAGTCTGTTGAAAATGCTTTGCAGCTTGCCTGTAGCCATAAGCCTGAGTCTAGCTCATTGGACAATAGTTCTGAAGAAATGGCTATGGTTGGACTGGACGCAATGCAACGAGCAAATTCTACCCTTGAAGATTTT TGCAGATCTTATTTTATGTTTCATGGGATGGatataaacaaaccacaatCAGTATTCCAATATCTACCTGTGCTTTCATTCACAGAAAGCTACATTTATCAG CTTGATCGTTTGAATGAGAAGACATTGCATGCACCAAGCGACGAAATGAACATGTTAGAAAGAGGAAGCCAGACG GAAGGTCAGTGGCTAATTTCTAGGTGTACAAACATGTTTAAAAGTGACCCATTCAGACCACTGTCATGTCTACTTGAGTGTCATGGCCTTTTGACAAAAAG GATACAAGATGAGTTTAAATCTGGAGAAGGATATTGGGCGCTGGAAAGAAAGCTTTGTTATGCACTTATAAATAAAACGGAG ATCTCTGTTGAAGATGTTATAAAGGCAATTAATCAGAAGTCCTTCGATTATCGAGTGCTGAATCTTTTACTGTACCAGTTGAGAGGAGAAGAG GTTAATGAGTTGCATATGGAGTTTCTATCAATCTCAGAATTCCTAGTTGAGGTAGCTGATGATCT GTTTGACTATGAG GAAGATGTTATAGAAAATAACTTCAATATATTGCGCATGTTTGTCAGAACATATGGAGCGTGTGCCCCAACTGTGCTG GCAAAATACATAGCTGAGGCTGAAGAGAAGTATAACAATTTACTGAAAATGCTGGATCCTCAGCTGTCCTTGAATTACCGGAGAAGATGCGAAGAAGCAACTAAGGAAG gAGGGAATATGTCTGCACATCCTCTTGGAACATGGAGTATACCACCTCTAATACTAGATGAGGAATTTTATCGATCCAGTCTGTTAGATTCGAAGACGCAGTTGTAA